TGGTCCGGCGGGTGGTCGGGCTGCGGGGGTCCGTCGACCTCTACATGCACATGGCGCCGCGGCCCGACTACGGCGAGACCGACCCCGACCTCGACGTGCACGACGGCGTCGTCCGGTTCGCCGACGGCGACGTGCACCTCGCCCTGTCCAGCACCGCCGACCTCGAGGTCGAGGACCACGCGGCGACCGCCCGGCTCGCGCTCGGCGCCGGCGAGGCCGTGCTCTTCGTGCTCGAGGTGCTCGCCCCCGGCGAGGAGTCGCGGGGCTGCTGCGAGGACGACGTCGAGGAGCTCTTCGACGCCACCGCCGCGTTCTGGCGCGGGTGGCTCGCGCAGAGCACGTACACCGGTCGCTGGCGCGAGTGGGTCGACCGCTCCGCGCTCACCCTCAAGCTGCTGTGCCACGAGCCCAGCGGCGGGATCGTCGCGGCCCCGACGACCAGCCTGCCCGAGACGATCGGCGGCTCGCGCAACTGGGACTACCGCTACGTCTGGGTCCGCGACGCCGCGTTCAGCGTCTACGCGCTGCTCAGGCTCGGGTTCACCGACGAGGCCTCGGCCTTCGTCCGGTTCCTGTCCGAGCGCCTCGGCGAGGCCGCGGACGACGGCGACGAGGCCGAGCGGCTCGGACCGCTGCGGGTGCTCTACGACCTCGACGGGGGGATCCCGCACGAGCGCGAGCTCGACCACCTCGCCGGCCACCGCGGCTCCCGCCCGGTCCGGGTCGGCAACCAGGCCGTCGACCAGCTCCAGCTCGACGTCTACGGCGAGCTGATCGACTCGGTCTACCTCTACGACAAGCACAGCCGCGGCATCAGCCACGACGCGTGGACCGACCTGACCCGCATCGTCGGCTGGCTGACCGACAACTGGGACCGGCCCGACGCCGGCATGTGGGAGATCCGCGGCGAGCCGCGCACCCACACCACCTCGCTGGTCATGTGCTGGGTCGCGGTGGAGCGGATGATGCGGATCGCGCGGCGCCGCGGCCTGCCCGGCGACCTCTCCGCGCTGGCGGCGACCCGGGACGCGATCTACGAGCGGGTGATGACCGACTGCTGGAACGACGAGCTCGGCGCGTTCACCGCGTTCGCCGGGGGCGACGTCCTCGACGCCGGGACGCTGCTGATGCCGATGGTGAAGATGGTGGCCCCGGACGACCCGCGCTTCCTCTCCACGCTGGCGATCGTCGAGGAGCGGCTGGTCACCGACAGCCTGGTGCTGCGCTACGACGCCGAGACGTTCGACGACGGCGTCGGGGACGGCGACGGCGACGAGGCCGGAGAGGGCACGTTCTCGCTCTGCTCGTTCTGGTACGTCGAGGCGCTCACCCGCTCCGGGCGGCTGGACGACGCGCGGCTGGCGCTGGAGAAGATGTTCACCTACGCCAACCACCTCGGGCAGTACGCCGAGCAGGTCGGCCTCAACGGCGAGCAGCTCGGCAACTTCCCGCAGGCGTTCACCCACCTGAGCCTGGTCAGCGCCGTGATCAACCTGGACCGTAGCCTCAGCCGGTGACCTCGCCGACCGACACCGTCCCGCAGGATCGCTCCCTCCGGGTCGCGATCGGCATCCCGCTGGTGCTGGCGATGCTGTCGATGATCGGCCCGTTCAGCATCGACACGCCGTTCCCGGCGTTCACCTCGATGGGCCGTGCGCTCGACGCCTCGACCGGCCAGCTCCAGCTCGTCGTCACCGCCTACATGCTCGCCTTCGCGGCGATGAGCATCTTCCACGGGCCGCTGTCCGACGCCGTCGGCCGGCGCCCGGTCATCCTGGGCTCGCTCGGGGTCTACGCCGTCGCGTCGGTCGCCTGCGCGTTCGCCACCTCCCTCGAGCTGCTGCTGCTCGGGCGGGTCGTGCAGGGCCTGGCCGCCGGCGGTTCGACGATCGTGAGCCGTACCGTGATCCGCGACCTGTTCGAGGGCCGCGAGGCGCAGCGGATGATGAGCCAGGTCGCGGTGATCTTCGGCGTCGCGCCCGCGATCGCCCCGGTCGTCGGCGGGCTGCTGGTCCAGGTCGGTCCGTGGCAGACCGTGTTCTGGGCGATGGCCGTGCTCGCGCTGGTGCTGGTGGCGGCCTGCGCCCTGCTGCTGCCGGAGAGCCACCCGCCGGAGCGGCGTACGCCCCTGCGCGTCGGCGCGGTCCTCGGCGGGCTCGCCGCCGTGGTCCGGGTGCCGGCGTTCCACCGGATGGCCTGGGCCGGCACCTTCGTGTTCGGCGCGCAGTTCCTCTACATCGGCGGCGCCTCGATCTTCGTCGTGGACCTGCTCGGCGAGGGCGAGCTCGACTTCTGGAAGCTGTTCGTGCCGATGATCGGCGCGATGGTCGTCGGCTCGATCGGCAGCGGCCGCTACGGCCGGCTGGTCTCCAGCAGCCGGCTCGTGTCGATCGGCTACGCCGTCAGCACGGCCGGTGCCCTGCTCGGGGTGGCGGTCGCGCTCACGCCGGCCGGCGAGGTGCTGCCGTGGGCGGTCGTCGGGGTGTCGCTGATCGCCTTCGGCAACGGTCTGGCCTACCCCAACATCCAGCTCCTGATGCTCGACCTGGTGCCGACCCGGCGCGGCGCGGTGATGTCGGCGGCGTCCTTCGTGACCCTCGTCTTCAACGCGGCCAGCGCGGCGCTGCTCGCGCCCTACGCCGGCCGCTCCGTCCTCGGCTTCGCCGTGGCCGCCGCGGTCTGCGTGGTGCTGGGCTGGGCCTGCTGGCGCTCGCACCAGCGCGCCTCCCGCGCCTGAGCCCGCCACTGCCCGAGCGGTGCGTGAGGGGGATTCCCCGTTCGGGAAACCCGCCTCACGCACCGCCACGGGTGCGGCGACGAGGGCGTCAGCGCATCAGTACTGCGCGTCCTGCTCGACGCGGGCCCGGGCCTGCTGGGCCTGCTCGGTCACGCTCGGCGCGGCGGCCGCGTGCTGCTTGATGCGCGGGGCCTCCTCCTCGGCCTTGGTGAGGTAGCCCTCCCAGCGCTGCTGCATGGGACGGACCAGGCCGCCGCCGACGCCGACGATGATCACGCCGGCGACCGTGGCGAGGATCGCGACCAGGACGGGGGTGGTGACGGTGGTGGCGACGCCGACCTGGTTGAGCGCGGCGACGATGCCGAGGAACAGGATGAAGATCGACGCGACGTTGGCGACCGTGCGGCCGTAGGACAGGCCGCCGAGGGTGCCCTCGACGAGGGTCTTGACCGCGGCCGCGATGGCCGAGGCGACGACGATGATGATGATCGCCACGATCAGGCTCGGGAGGAACAGGATGACGCGCTCGATCAGGTCGCTGATCGGGTTCGGGCCGAAGACGCCGAAGGCGAGCTGCAGCACGAAGAGCATGAGCGTGTAGTAGATGAGCTTGGCGACCACGTCGCTGGCGTCCATCTTCGAGTTGGCCAGCGCCTTCTTCACGCCGCCGCGCTCGACGGCGCGGTCGAAGCCGACGCGCTCGAGCACCGCGTCCAGCGCCTTGGCGATGCCCTTGGCGACGAGCAGTCCGACGATGAGGACGATCAGGAACAGCAGCAGCTTCGGCACGAAGTCAGAGATGACGGCGATGCCGTCGCTGACGCCGTCCTCGAGGGTGTCTTGCATGGTGGGGCCTTCCTAGGCGGGGCGGGCGAGGTGCGCGCCCGTCGGTTTACGTTGTAAACAGACCACGGCCGCTCCCTGCGCGGCAACCTCCGCCGCTCCCAGGGGTGAGGTCGGTGCCCCGCGTCTGGCTACAGTCGGGAGCACCGCGCGCCCCACCGGGGCGGCCCTGCCGCGAGGAGAGGGATGACGTCCGCCGACCGTCCCGGAGGCCCGGGGGACCCCGACCTGGCCGCGATCGCGGGCGACCCGCTGCCGTCCGAGCGGCAGCCGCTGTCCACCGAGCGGATCGTCGACGCCGCGGTCGCGTTCATCGACGAGCACGGCCTGCCGGGCCTGACGATGCGTCGCCTCGGGACCGAGCTGGGCGTCGAGGCGATGGCGCTCTACCGCTACGTCCCCGGCAAGGAGGACCTGCTCGACGCCGTCGTGGACCGGATGATCGCCCGCATGCGCGCCGACGCCGACGTCCTCGACGAGCCGCGCGACGGCTGGCAGGACTTCCTGGTGCGGCTCGCGCACGGCGTCCGGCGGATCGCCCTGGAGCACCCGAAGGCGTTCCCGCTGGTCGCCTCACGACCGCCGGAGGCCCCGTGGCTGCGGCCGCCGCTGCGCAGCCTCGACTGGGTCGAGGTCTTCCTCACCGGCCTCCTGTCGGAGGGGTTCACCGACGAGGCCGCGGTCGCCGCCTACCGCGCCTACACCAGCTTCCTGCTCGGCCACCTGCTCCTCGAGGTCGCCAACCACGGCGCCGACGTGGGCCCGCTCGACGTGCTGGACGACGAGCAGGGCACCCCCGAAGGCCTCGACGCGTACCCGACGGTCCAGCGGCTGCGTGCCGCGCTGTCCCAGGACCGGGCCGCGGTCGAGTTCGAGGAGAGCCTGGAGGGCCTGCTCGACCGGATGACGCTGCTGCGCAACGAGCACCTGGCCTGAACGCGGCTACGAGGTCCAGGCGCGCCAGAGCCCGGCGTACTCGCCGTCGAGGTCGATCAGCTCGTGGTGGCTGCCGAGCTCGACGATCCGCCCGTCGATCACCACCGCGATCCGGTCGGCGTCGTGGGCGGTGTGCAGCCGGTGCGCGATCGCGACGACCGTACGTCCCTCGAGCAGGCTGTTCATCGAGCCCTCGAGGGTGCGCGCGGTGCGCGGGTCGATCAGCGAGGTCGCCTCGTCCAGCACGAGGGTGTGCGGGTCGGCGATGATCAGCCGGGCGAGCGCGACCTGCTGGGCCTGCGCGGGGGTGAGCGCCTGGCGGCCCGAGCCGATGGTGGTGTCGAGGCCGTCGGGCAGCCGCTCGACCCAGCCGAGCGCACCGACGGCGCGCAGCGCCTCGCGCACGGCGTCGTCGGAGGAGTCCTCGCGCGCCAGCACGACGTTGTCGCGCACGGTGCCGATGAAGACGTGGTGCTCCTGGGTCACCAGCGCGACCTCGGTGCGCAGCACCTCGAGCGGCAGGTCGACGAGGTCGACGCCGCCGACCCGGGCCGTCCCGGTGCGGGGGCGGTTGATGCCGGCGAGGAGGCGACCGAGCGTCGACTTGCCCGAGCCGCTCGGCCCGACCACCGCGAGCCGCTCGCCGGTGCGCAGGCGCAGGTCGACGCCGTGCAGCACGTCGTGGCCCTCGCGGTAGGCGAAGCGCAGGTCCTCGCCGACCAGCTCGACGCCGTCGGGGAGCCGGTCGCCGGGCTCGCGGTCCGGCGGGACCTCGGCGATGCCGAGCAGGCGGCTGGTCGACGCCGCGCCGACCTGCAACCGGTCGACCTCGCCGATCACGGCGTCGAGCGGCTCGCCCAGCGCGACGACGTAGAGCATCGCTGCGGTGATCTGGCCGAGGTCGACCCAGCCCTGGGAGTAGCCCCACGCGCCGACGACGAGCGTCACCACCTGCGGCACCTGGAAGGCGCCGTTGAGCGCGGCGAAGAGCACGTTGCGCAGCGTCATGCCGTAGCGCTCGGCCTGGGCCGAGACCTCGATGTCGTCGCTGCCGGCGCGCACCCGCGCGCCCGAGAGGCCGAGCGCCTCGACGGTGCGCGCGCCCTCGACCGTCTCGGTGAGGGTGGTGTTGATCCGCGAGTACGTCGCGCCCTCGGTGATGTACGCCTTCGGCGCGCGCCGGAGGTAGGTGCGGACCGCGGGGGTGCAGAGCGCGAAGACGACGAGCGCCGGCACCGCGAGCACCAGCGAGTTGAGCAGCATCGCCACGACCGACAGCACGACCGTGAGCAGCGAGATCAGCAGCCGCGGCACGCCCCACTGCACCGAGCGGGCCATGGTGCCGACGTCGCGGGTGACGCGGGTGACCAGGTCGCCGGTGCTGGCGCCCTCGACCCGGCCGACGGGCAGCCGCAGGATCGTGCGCACGACGTACTCGCGCGCGGAGGCGAGCAGGTCCTGGCCGAAGTGGGTGGAGGTCCGCTGGGCGCCGAAGGTGAAGAGCGCCTGCAGCACCACGACGCCGACGACGGTGAGCGCGAGCGCGTCCAGTCCCTCGACGGCGTCGCCCTGCTCGACCCGGTTGACCAGGGCGCCGAGCAGCCGCGGGACGACCAGCGCCGACCCGGCCGCGAGGGCGTTGAGCAGCACGAGCAGCGCGAAGGACCGCTTCTTGCTGCGCACCAGGTCGGCGAAGAAGTGCAGCACGGCGCGGTTGCCCGAGACCGGCCAGCCGCGCACCGGGTTGCGGGACGCGGCATAGACGTCCTCGGCCCGCTGACGGCGCAGGTCGTGGCGCTGCCACAGCGCGTGGTGCCGCTCGCGGACGGTGCCGCCGGTCGGCGGGCGCAGCGCGTCGGGGACCACGGGCGGGTCGTCGGTGCGGTCACGCCAGGTCTCGGCGGAGGTGGCGAGCAGGTCGGTGGTCACCGGGACACCTCCTCGTCGTCGAGCGCGCGGGCGACGACCCGGCGGTAGTCCGGGTCGCCGGCCAGCAGGTCGGCGTGCCGGCCCTCGGCGACGACGGTGCCGTCGTGGAGCAGCACCACGCGGTCGGCGTGGTGCAGCCACAGGGGCGACACGGTCGTCACGACGGTGGTGCGGCCGCGACGGGTCGCCGCGACCCGCTCGGCGACGCGGGCCTCGGTGTGGGCGTCGACCGCCGACGTGGGCTCCACCAGCACCAGCACGGGCGGGTCGGCGGCGACCGCGCGGGCGAGCACGACGCGCTGGCGCTGGCCGCCGGACAGGCCGCGGCCGCGCTCGTCGAGCTGGCCCTGCCAGCCCTCGGGCAGCGCGTCGTAGACGTCCTCGGCGTTGGCCACGCGCAGGGCGTGCTCCGCCTGCTCCCGGGTCAGCCGGCCGTGCGGGTCGACGGCGTCCTGCAGGGTGCCGGCGAAGAGCTGGCTGGACGTGTCGCTCACCAGCACCTGGCGGCGTACGTCGTCGAGCGCGGCGCGCGACAGGTCGACCCCGCCGAGGGTGACGCCCCACTCGCGGGCGGCGCGCTCCTCGTCGAGCGCGGCGATGCGGGCACGCTCCTGCGCGCGGGCGGCGCGGGAGCGGCGGGCGGCGCGACCCTTGAGGCCGTCCTCGTCGTCCGCCGCGACCGGCTCGGTGTCGGCGGGGAGGTAGCGGCCGAGCCGGTCGGCGAGCGCCGCGCTCTGCTCGGGCACCGCGCTGACCACGACCGTCAGCTGGCCCGGCGCGACGGTGAGGCCGCTCGCGGCGTCGTGCAGCGCGGCCGTGCCGTCGAGCGCGACGGCCGACGCGGGGTCGCGCCACGGCGGGCGCTGCTCCATGATCGCGATCGCCTTGCGGGCGCTGACCAGCGACCGGGTGCCCTTCTGGGCGAGCTCGAAGAAGGTGCGGATCGGGCCGACCATGAACAGGCCGTAGCCGAGGAAGGTGATCAGCTCCCCGACCGTCAGCTCGCCGGAGGCGACCTCGCGGGTGCCGAGCCAGACGAGGGCGACGAGGAAGACGCCGGAGAGCAGCACGCCCACGGCCTCGACCGCCGCCTGCCAGATGCCGGCGGCGACGCCGGCCCGCTTCGCCGACTGCGACTGCCGGTCGTAGTTGGTGCCGAAGGTCTGCTCGCCGCCGATGCCGCGGAGGATCCGGAGGCCGGCGACGATGTCGGTCGCGAGCGAGGTCAGGTCGGAGGTGCGCGAGCGCTCGACCTGCTGGCGGCGGTGCAGCGGCCGCAGCAGCGGGAGCGCGGCGCCGAGCAGCACCGGCGCGGCGACGAGGGTGAGCACGCCGAGCTGCCACGACATCGTCAGGACGATAGTGGCGACGGTCAGGTAGGACACCAGCTGGCCGAGCGCCCGCGCCACGATCTCGGTGAGCGCGCCGAACTCGTCGGAGTCGCTGGAGGCGACGCTGAGCACCTCGCCGGTGGGGGAGCGGCGGGGCAGCACGTGCCCCATCTGCGCCACCTTGCGGGTGACCATCTCGAGGGTGCCGTAGAGGCCGACCAGCCAGCTGCGCACCACCAGCGTGTGCGACACGATCCCGAAGACCGCGCCGATGAGGACGACGAGCAGCAGCAGCGCGGCCCACCCGAGGAGCGCGGACGTCGAGCCGCCGACGATGCCCTGGTCGATGGCCCGGCCGAAGATCCACGGGCCCAGCGTCATCGGCAGGAACCACAGGGCGTAGCACAGCGACGAGAGCGCGATGAGCGCCTTCTGCTGCCCCAGCACCCACCGGAGGAAGGCTGCGGGCGAACGGGTGTCGGGGTCCGGGCTGGGCGCGTCGTCGGTGCCGGTGAAGAACGTCGCGACCCGGGGAGGGAAGTCCTGCATGTCGAGGACGACCCTAGGCGGCCGCCCCACACCGGCACGACCCGTTTACGGCCGATGTGGGGCGTGACACGCCACGGTGGGTGCCGGGGTCAGGCGGCGCCGTGCTCCGGGTAGTCGGTGTAGCCCTCGGCGTCGCCGCCGTAGAACGACTCGGGACGCTGGGGGTTGAGCGGCAGGCCCTCGGCGAGCCGGCGCGGCAGGTCGGGGTTGGCGATGAACGTACGCCCGAAGGCGGCGGCGTCGACGAAGCCGGCCTCGAGCAGCCGGTCGGCCTTCTCGCGGTCGTAGCCGCCCGCGCCGACGATCGGGCCGGGGTGGGCCTCGCGCAGCGCGCGCCGGTAGTCGTCGTCGAGCTCGGGGCCCCCTGCCCAGTCGGGCTCGGAGAGGTGCAGGAACGCCAGCTCGCGGCGCCCGAGCTCGCCGGCGACGAACAGCCCGGCCTCGGCCCCCTCGGGGTCCTCGGTGCCGTTGAAGGAGCCGATCGGGGAGATCCGGATCCCGACGCGGTCGGCGGACCAGGCGTCGGCCACGGCGTCGACGACCTCGAGCATCAGCCGGGCCCGGCCGGCCAGCGAGCCGCCGTACTCGTCGTCGCGCTGGTTGGCGTCCGCGGCGAGGAACTGGTGCAGCAGGTAGCCGTGGGCGCCGTGGATCTCGACCAGGTCGAACCCGGCCTCGCGCGCGTTGACGGTGGCCTTGCGGTAGTCGTCGACGACGCGCGGGAGCTCCTCGAGCGCGAGGGCGCGCGGGGTCGGGCACGGCACGCGGGTGGGGCGACCATCCTCGCCGCGCACGGTGGTGCGGTTGCGGTAGGGCACGGCGCTGGCCGAGACCGTCGGCTGCCCGTCGTGGAACGACTCGTGCGAGACCCGGCCGGTGTGCCAGAGCTGGGCGGCGATCAGCCCGCCCGCCTCGTGCACCGCGTCGGTGACCTGCCGCCACCCGGCGACCTGCTCGGCGCTGTGGATGCCGGGGGTGTCCATGTAGCCCTTGCCCTCGGGGCTGATCTGGGTGCCCTCCGACACCAGCAGCCCGGCGCTCGCGCGCTGGACGTAGTAGTCGCGCATGAGGGCGTTCGGGACGTCGCCGGGCGGCGTCGCCCGCATCCGGGTCAGTGGGGCCATGAGGACGCGGTTCGGGATCGTCACCGCGCCGAGGTCGAGGGGTTCGAACAACGAAGGCATGACTGGCGCCAACCGCGGGCGGGGGACCGCTATTCCGGGTGGTTGCCCGGATCACACCGTGGGGCACTATGGGGAGCGTGACGCTCCTCTCCCAGCTGCGAGACGTACCGGCCAGGCTCCGCAACGAGGCCCGGCAGGTGCCCACCCACGACATCGACGAGGACGGCGTCGAGGTCGAGTCGACGTCCCACGCGGCGGCGGGCGCGACGGCGGTCGCGGTCGCCATGCGCCGTGCGATCGGGCAGATGGGCGTGCGCCGCACCGCCTCCACGCTCACCCGCCTCAACCAGGTCGACGGGTTCGACTGCCAGGGCTGCGCCTGGCCCGACCCCGCCCCGGGCCACCGGCACGTCGCCGAGTTCTGCGAGAACGGCGCGAAGGCCGTCGCCGAGGAGGCGACCCGCCAGCACCTCGACCGCGCGTTCTTCGCCGAGCACTCGGTCGAGGACCTCGCCGGGCGCACCGAGTTCTGGCTCGGCAAGCAGGGCCGGATCACCGAGCCGATGGTGCTGCGCCCCGGCGCCACCCACTACGAGCCGATCTCGTGGGACGACGCGTTCGCGACGATCGCCGGCCACCTGCGCCGGCTCGACAGCCCCGACCAGGCGACGTTCTACACCTCGGGCAAGACCTCCAACGAGGCGGCGTTCGTCTACCAGCTCTTCGCCCGCAGCCTCGGCACCAACAACCTGCCCGACTGCTCGAACATGTGCCACGAGTCGTCCGGCTCGGCGCTCAGCGAGACCATCGGCATCGGCAAGGGCTCGGTCAGCCTCGAGGACATCCACCAGGCCAAGCTGCTGCTGGTCGTCGGGCAGAACCCCGGCACCAACCACCCGCGGATGCTGTCGGCGCTGGAGGAGGCCAAGTCCCGCGGCGCGAAGATCATCTCGGTCAACCCGCTCGAGGAGGCGGGCCTGGTCCGGTTCAAGAACCCGCAGAAGCCCAAGGGCCTCGCCGTCGGGACCCCGCTGGCCGACCTGCACCTGCCGATCCGCCTCAACGGCGACCTGGCGTTCTTCCAGGCGATCGGCGCGCTGCTCGTCGAGTGGGACGCCCTCGACCACGACTTCCTCGAGCAGTACACGACCGGCCTCGACGACTACGTCGCCCACGTGGCCGACCTGGACTGGGCCAAGGTCGAGGCCTCGACCGGCCTGACCCGCGAGCAGATCACCGAGGCGGCCCGGATGGTCGCGGACTCGCCGGCCACCGTCACCTGCTGGGCGATGGGCATCACCCAGCACCACAACGCGGTCGGCACGATCAAGGAGATCGTCAACGTCGCGCTGCTGCAGGGCAACATCGGCCGGCCCGGCGCCGGGGTGTGCCCCGTCCGCGGCCACTCCAACGTGCAGGGCGACCGCACGATGGGCATCTGGGAGCGGGTGCCCGACCACTTCCTCGACGCGATCCGCGACGAGTTCGGCTTCGAGCCGCCCCGCGAGCACGGCCTCGACACGGTCGGCTCGATCCAGGCGCTGCGCGACGGCAAGATCCGCGTCTTCTTCGGCATGGGCGGCAACTTCGTCGGCGCCGCGCCCGACACCGAGGCCACCGAGAAGGCCATGCGCAACGCGGCCCTCACCGTGCACGTCTCGACCAAGCTCAACCGCTCCCACGTCGTCACCGGGTCCGAGGCGCTCATCCTCCCGGCGCTCGGCCGCAGCGAGAAGGACCTCACCGGCGGCCGGGTGCAGCGGGTCACGGTCGAGGACTCGATGTCCGCGGTCCACGCCTCCCAGGGCCCGCTCGACCCGCCCTCGGAGCACGTCCGCTCCGAGGTCGACATCGTCTGCTCGATGGCGATCGCCACGCTCGGCGAGGAGTCGCCGGTCCCGTGGGCGGCGTTCCGCGAGGACTACACCGAGATCCGGCGTCGCATCGCCCGGGTGGTGCCCGGCTGCGCGGCGTACGACGAGAAGGTCGACGAGCCCGGCGGGTTCGTCCTGCCGCACCCGCCCCGCGACAACCGGATCTTCGAGACCCCGAGCGGGCGGGCGGTGATCACCTCGACGCCGCTGGACGTGCTCGACGTGCCGCGCGGTCGCTTCCTGCTGCAGTCGATGCGCTCGCACGACCAGTTCAACACCACGATCTACGGCCTCGACGACCGCTACCGCGGCGTCAAGGGCGGACGCCGCGTCGTCTTCGTCAACCCCGACGACCTGCGCGACCTCGAGCTCGCCGACGGTGACCTCGTCGACCTGGTGAGCGAGTGGAAGGACGGCGTCGAGCGCACCGCCCGGTCCTTCCGGGTCGTTCCCTACGACCAGCCGCGCGGCTGCGTCGCGGCCTACTACCCCGAGGCGAACCCGCTCGTCCCGCTCGACTCCACGGCCGAGAAGAGCAACCAGCCGGTCTACAAGTCCGTCGTCGTGCGCATCGAGCGACCGGGCACGACGGGCGGCGCGACGGACGGCGGCTCGCACGGCTCGAGCGACCAGGGCACCGGCTCGATGCGGCAGGACGACCCGCACCACCTGAGCTGAGCCACCCGGGACGTCTCCGACCAAAGTCGGAGCTCGTCCCGGGGGCCGCGCACGGATTGCCGGACGCGGGTACCGTGGCGCTCGATGGTCGCGCAGATCGAGGTGCTCACCTCGCGCGAGGTCCCGCTGGGGGGACCCCGTGCCATGCGCGTGCGCCGTACGCTCCCGCAGCGCCACCGCTCGCTCATCGGCGCCTGGTGCTTCGTCGACCACTTCGGCCCCGACGAGGTCGACCAGACCGGCGGCATGGTCGTGGCGCCCCACCCGCACACCGGGCTGCAGACGGTGAGCTGGCTCTTCGAGGGCGAGATCGAGCACCGCGACTCCGCCGGCAACCACGCGACGGTCCGCCCGGGCGAGCTCAACCTGATGACCTCGGGTCGCGGCATCAGCCACACCGAGGTCTCCACCGACGCCACGACCGTCCTGCACGGCGCCCAGCTCTGGGTCGCGCTGCCCGACGCCACCCGCGACGCCCACCCCGGCTTCCACCACTACGCCCCCGACCCGGTCCGCGGACCGGGCTGGGAGGTGCGGGTCTTCCTCGGCGAGGTGCTCGGGGCGTCCTCCCCGGTCCCCACCCACACGCCGCTGCTGGGCGCCGAGCTGATGCTCGCCCCGGGGCGCACGCTGGAGGTCGAGGTCGACGAGGCCTTCGAGCACGGCGTGCTGCTCGACGTCGGGGTGATCGAGGTCGAGGGCGCCGAGGTCAAGCCGAGCGACCTGGCCTACGTCCCGCACGGGCGCCGCACGCTCACCGTCACCGCCCACGAGGAGGCGCGGCTGCTGCTGCTCGGCGGCCCGCCCTTCGGCGAGGCGATCGTGATGTGGTGGAACTTCATCGGCCGCTCCCACGACGAGGTCGCGGGCCACCGCCGCGCGTGGATGGAGCAGGTCGAGGGCGGCCTGACCGACGGTCGGTTCGGCCTGGTCGACACCGACCTGGAGCCGATCCCCGCGCCCGTGCTCCCCAACGTGAGGCTCAAGGAGCGCCGCTGACCCGGTGTCGGTGACGTGCGCGAGGATGCACGCATGGACGCGAGGGGTGCCGTGATCGGCGACGACGGTGTGGCCCGCTGCCCGTGGGCCA
Above is a genomic segment from Nocardioides okcheonensis containing:
- a CDS encoding ABC transporter ATP-binding protein encodes the protein MQDFPPRVATFFTGTDDAPSPDPDTRSPAAFLRWVLGQQKALIALSSLCYALWFLPMTLGPWIFGRAIDQGIVGGSTSALLGWAALLLLVVLIGAVFGIVSHTLVVRSWLVGLYGTLEMVTRKVAQMGHVLPRRSPTGEVLSVASSDSDEFGALTEIVARALGQLVSYLTVATIVLTMSWQLGVLTLVAAPVLLGAALPLLRPLHRRQQVERSRTSDLTSLATDIVAGLRILRGIGGEQTFGTNYDRQSQSAKRAGVAAGIWQAAVEAVGVLLSGVFLVALVWLGTREVASGELTVGELITFLGYGLFMVGPIRTFFELAQKGTRSLVSARKAIAIMEQRPPWRDPASAVALDGTAALHDAASGLTVAPGQLTVVVSAVPEQSAALADRLGRYLPADTEPVAADDEDGLKGRAARRSRAARAQERARIAALDEERAAREWGVTLGGVDLSRAALDDVRRQVLVSDTSSQLFAGTLQDAVDPHGRLTREQAEHALRVANAEDVYDALPEGWQGQLDERGRGLSGGQRQRVVLARAVAADPPVLVLVEPTSAVDAHTEARVAERVAATRRGRTTVVTTVSPLWLHHADRVVLLHDGTVVAEGRHADLLAGDPDYRRVVARALDDEEVSR
- the nemA gene encoding N-ethylmaleimide reductase; translation: MPSLFEPLDLGAVTIPNRVLMAPLTRMRATPPGDVPNALMRDYYVQRASAGLLVSEGTQISPEGKGYMDTPGIHSAEQVAGWRQVTDAVHEAGGLIAAQLWHTGRVSHESFHDGQPTVSASAVPYRNRTTVRGEDGRPTRVPCPTPRALALEELPRVVDDYRKATVNAREAGFDLVEIHGAHGYLLHQFLAADANQRDDEYGGSLAGRARLMLEVVDAVADAWSADRVGIRISPIGSFNGTEDPEGAEAGLFVAGELGRRELAFLHLSEPDWAGGPELDDDYRRALREAHPGPIVGAGGYDREKADRLLEAGFVDAAAFGRTFIANPDLPRRLAEGLPLNPQRPESFYGGDAEGYTDYPEHGAA
- a CDS encoding FdhF/YdeP family oxidoreductase is translated as MTLLSQLRDVPARLRNEARQVPTHDIDEDGVEVESTSHAAAGATAVAVAMRRAIGQMGVRRTASTLTRLNQVDGFDCQGCAWPDPAPGHRHVAEFCENGAKAVAEEATRQHLDRAFFAEHSVEDLAGRTEFWLGKQGRITEPMVLRPGATHYEPISWDDAFATIAGHLRRLDSPDQATFYTSGKTSNEAAFVYQLFARSLGTNNLPDCSNMCHESSGSALSETIGIGKGSVSLEDIHQAKLLLVVGQNPGTNHPRMLSALEEAKSRGAKIISVNPLEEAGLVRFKNPQKPKGLAVGTPLADLHLPIRLNGDLAFFQAIGALLVEWDALDHDFLEQYTTGLDDYVAHVADLDWAKVEASTGLTREQITEAARMVADSPATVTCWAMGITQHHNAVGTIKEIVNVALLQGNIGRPGAGVCPVRGHSNVQGDRTMGIWERVPDHFLDAIRDEFGFEPPREHGLDTVGSIQALRDGKIRVFFGMGGNFVGAAPDTEATEKAMRNAALTVHVSTKLNRSHVVTGSEALILPALGRSEKDLTGGRVQRVTVEDSMSAVHASQGPLDPPSEHVRSEVDIVCSMAIATLGEESPVPWAAFREDYTEIRRRIARVVPGCAAYDEKVDEPGGFVLPHPPRDNRIFETPSGRAVITSTPLDVLDVPRGRFLLQSMRSHDQFNTTIYGLDDRYRGVKGGRRVVFVNPDDLRDLELADGDLVDLVSEWKDGVERTARSFRVVPYDQPRGCVAAYYPEANPLVPLDSTAEKSNQPVYKSVVVRIERPGTTGGATDGGSHGSSDQGTGSMRQDDPHHLS
- a CDS encoding pirin family protein; the encoded protein is MVAQIEVLTSREVPLGGPRAMRVRRTLPQRHRSLIGAWCFVDHFGPDEVDQTGGMVVAPHPHTGLQTVSWLFEGEIEHRDSAGNHATVRPGELNLMTSGRGISHTEVSTDATTVLHGAQLWVALPDATRDAHPGFHHYAPDPVRGPGWEVRVFLGEVLGASSPVPTHTPLLGAELMLAPGRTLEVEVDEAFEHGVLLDVGVIEVEGAEVKPSDLAYVPHGRRTLTVTAHEEARLLLLGGPPFGEAIVMWWNFIGRSHDEVAGHRRAWMEQVEGGLTDGRFGLVDTDLEPIPAPVLPNVRLKERR